The DNA sequence TCGTAATCATCAGGAACACCCCATGGATCCCACTCTGCAATGCAAGTCAATACAGAACGCAAACTATTACAAACAATCCATTGTATATCGTATTTCAAAATGTCAGGTCAAAAAAGAACTTCATACAAAGGCAACAGAAAGACATCAGTCTGATCATCAGAATGATAAAACTCTGAGACGGAAGAACCAAAAAATCAGCATTAACTGAAGCATGCAAGTACACAATGGCTAGTAAAAACCATAGTTCACAGTTCACACAAACAAAGATTCCTACTTTGGACATTGAACGAGAGTTTGAAATGCTTCAAAGTGAAGAAAACAGATTTGCTTATGATATGTTCCACTTGAACTTGGATTCAATTGTGTCCATTAACCGCAACCACCACCCGCCCCCTGCCaccctcttttttcttctttaaccaCCTCATATGATATGCATTACCAGCATTCTGGGGCAATCATAGTTTCTTCGGAACTGATAAAATCAAGTACCCACCTTTCGTTTCATGACGTAGTAAACAAAAAACCCGACTGCTAAAAAATTTATGAACTTACGCTCACTTTTCCCCTAATTTCCACTACTAGAAATGAACAACTTATTAAGTTACcatcacaaaacaaaactacACAGCCAATTCGATTACTTTTCAATTTCTCATCAACCAAACTAAGAAAAAATGTCGAAATCACAAACAagcactcaatttcccaaaataAAACCACATTTCTGAGCTAAATTCCAATTTTCATGGCCAATGTCAATCCCAAAACACAAATAaccattttcaatttcatttctttcaaaaacgagaaaaaactaaataaatcaaTTACCAAAACCAGCAATAAAAATAACATATTATACTGACCGATCATCTTGCCGATGAGAGTGAGCTCGTCGCGCGCCTCCTCGATGAGCTCCTCGACCTGGCCGCAGCCGAGCTTCTTCTCGATGGCCTCCCAGTCCTCCTCTTCGCTGCAGACGTTGAGGCGGTGGCGCGTGAAGCTCTCGACGGCCTTGCGGTAGCCTTCGTCCTCGGGGACGGCCTGGACCTCCTTTAGGGTTTTGGAGTAGAGCTCGATTAGGACCTCCCTCGCATTGGGGACCACGTCCAGCCCTACAATCCCCGTCGTCTGCTTCACCCTGGCCAACAATGGCCGTCCGATCGCTCGCAGGAACATGTTTTcgaatcctctctctctctctctctctctctctctctctgcgatTTGAAAGCTCCGAGTCGGATTGGTTCTTCTTCTCTAGTAGCTCTCACTCGCACGCTGTAAAAAACCCGTTTTGGGAAACGGATATGGTTTCAGAATTCGGGTTTCAAGTAATTTGTTGTTCCCACGTCGTCATGAGCCCAATCATGTAAAAGCAATCAAGGGCTGCAGTAGACTTTGGGCCTGAGCCCAAATACCAATGGTCGagcgagttttttttttttaatacaaacaatattttatattaatttacaattaaagtgaaaaaagtttaaatttgaaaCACAGCGCATCAAAGAGGAAGTTCTAACCACAATAATAATTCATcacatataaattattaatttaataagtATAGTACCGCATCTCTTATTTATTAAGATTTAAGAGatacaaaacaaataataaacaagaactcttgttattttatttttatttttttataatttattcgtTTTGTTATAGGGATTTGGATCCTGTCCTAAGCTTAGGGGTTGAGCCTCCTGAGCAAAGAACATGGAcagttggattttgatccaacgactataaACAGGGAgctcctctaaaagttataataattgtagccgatTAATCAAAATTCAACGGCCCATGTTCTTTGCTCAGGAGGCTCAGTTTCAAATCTTTGTGTATAGACATGGTCCCTCATactaaattattaattattaatttaataagtATAGTACTACATCccttatttttataataaaccAGCAACTTTCTTCACCATTAAAATTCCTTGTATTTTTCTGCAACCACACCCCATTGCTTATGATATAGGATTGATGCTCAATCATTAATTTATAATTCACTTGTAGATATTTATATGTCGGAAATTGAttttcacacacttattttttgtTCTCACACAATCTCTTTATTTCTCAGCATCGgaatgaataaattaaacagaATTAACGATTAGATTTAAATAGAGGAGTTTAAGAAACAAAGGAGTGTAAGAGGCTAAAGACTCGTTTGAAGGTGCTTTTAAAAAACGAGTGTAGAGAAAATGAATTTttattccaaaagcacttgaagtgttaTTTCagaattcacttgcatttttattaataattgattctaattttttttttatatactaaAAGCGCTTTCACCGATCCTATCCTCATGTTTCGAGGAAAaacttctctttgttttgttatctATGCccttttttaaacaatttcagCCATTTCAAAAACGCTTTCAAACAAGCTCTAATCACTTTCCTGGATGTTTTCTTTTCCACATAAAATattcaataatattttctaattaCAGTTAAAGACAAAACCCTAAGTAAAATATATTTGACCTAATCTAATCCTTAAATATCCAAAGAGATTACTTTGCCAATAAGCCACCCGAATTTTGTCCTCTTATGTGAACATACAAAAAGAGAATAGCGTTTGTATTGTGACAAAGGACACTAAACCGGAGCGGTTCACGGTCTGACTAATTAAACCATGGGGATAACATATCTTACACCATGGTTTGTCAAAGGATATAAACAACTTCTAAAAGTACAAACATTTTCCCAACTAAAATTGTTACCTTAAAAATTAGACGTTACTGACCACTTCACTGATACAAGTGGcctccatgcatgcatgcatcgaaattaaaaaaataaccgTATCGATAGTAATAAATGTGGTctaaaaaacaatatatattgACTTATTATCCAATCAGATTTTTCACCTCTTCTTAAGAAAGTATTGAAGCTTTAGTTAATAGGATGTCTTTTTGTTGGATATTGTCATAAATACCATAACATAAAAGGGAGAGAAAAATAAAgataccaaaaacaaaaatggatTGTAGGTAATTACAATAATAACcttaaatttcaaataatttagtAAACGATTTTTtatcacttgtaagtgagaagtatTAACTTCATCTTTCATGAATAGTGAGTTTGATATCAATTATTGATGACTTATTGTGATGGTTTAGTCCGACTCTttacattaaaatttttaatgtcGTTATCtatatgaagaagaaaaaaagcaaaaaaattatcACTTAACAAAAAAGGGTATCTTTAATATAATACTAGCGTTTGCCTACATATTTTATGTGTATgagcacatttttttagaaaaacgaGAATGAGAGAgctagggagagagagagagagagagaacgtggggaggggggagtgggaggttttttttttttttttttttaaattttaaatattggaAATATTTTAACATCATCTGTAGGTgaagtttcaataaaaaacagtaaaatttggacttgttaaattacattattgcccatcatttttttgtgtgatagaagattaaatagtcttttcaccttcttttggttgacaaaaagagtttcattaattaatagagatataAAAATATCGTTTCAAAAGTACTCTTAAATGTTTGGaaacgtttttagagaaaatagttttgaaatcaattcttaataaaaatgcaagttaatcgtgaaaaaacacttgaaacccaaaaacattttaaaagtgCTTTCAATTAATATCACTTCCCAATTGAGCTATAGATCGCTAAAACATAACTctagtttgtgtttttctttaacaaaacttgttatttattgtactgtctttttttcctgaaaattttaaattactaataATAACTTACtcattatattaatattttttatatttcttatgCAATTAGTTAAatgtttattatatatcatgTCATGAATGTGGTGGAAGAAATTGTTCAAGACAAAGTGCATACACGTTAAATATACAAATGCAACAAGTATCAAACTCATAGCACCTCATGATCCATGGTTACATATAAATATTCATTACATCATCAATAAGAGATGAGGGTTTTGTCATCCTTAATCACATTTGTTAAACTAGTTTTTCAGAACACACGAAACTCAtggctaatattttttttttacccccTACCAAATTACCACCCTTACTGTTATATAAACATCGTTTAATGATGATATAATTGATTATATCTACCTATATAAATGAACTTGTCGACATATTATCAGTTATAGAAATGAAATGCGTATTTCTAAGTATCATGTTAATTTAATGATTATGTTACGATCGTATCTTACCACGTGGATGAATTTACATGAATATGACAACGTCGGTAAGTGTTATAAATAGTTTTCTTTCTATTAAAACGAAACGCGTGTCTGAGATTTTGAAGTCGGTAAATCAGTTATAAACGTCTAATAACGATATGACTAGTTGTATTTCTGTACGGGAATTAATTTTACTTTGACATGATTATGATGAAAATTGATAAATTCGTTAATCGTTAtagataagattttttttttctcattaaatATTAAACACCAGAAGTAATCATTAGCGAAAAACAGAAACTCTTCATGTTCAAttgaaaagaagagagaaatacAGCTGAAACTCTATGAGGAAGAAGGAAGAGACTCTTTTATCTGTCTCTTCTATACAATCTAATAAATAAGAACCCTTCCTCTCACTCTTTTTCTCTATCTCTCATAGAACTAACACAATAATAAAAGGTTAAATAAAAACCCTATGCACCCTCCCTACTTGTTGGCTACTAGCAACCACCGCCAACGGTTGCTCCGGCAGCGGAGGAGCAATTAGCATCAGTCCAAGAATACCCCAAACTCGATTGCACATTATCCGAAAAATTATCACCGGAAGCACCCACCAGAGAAGAACTTCCACTTCCACTAGAACTAGTACTACCTAGTTCCTTCTGCCCCATGAATATCTCATCCGACAAGTCCATGTCCGGGATCACAACATCATCATCCTCGTCCTCATCCCCGTACTCGGTCTCATCCATCTCCTCATCGTCATCATCAAATTCCTCATTTTCTTTGTCGAGTGAATTGTCAGAATTGACCTTATTGGCTACAGCCTCAGCTTGGACTGTCAAGGGTTGTCCGGTGGTGGGAGACGAGGGGTTGGGAACAGCTGCCCAACCAGAATCGTTGTTGATTGGCTGCTTTTGACTCTTAGACGCAGCTGACTGCTTGTTCCTGGAGGTACCGGCAAGCGAGTTCCGATGAGTCGGGCGAGCGTGAGTGTGGTCGCCGGAGTATGTGACTGTGAAGATGTTGGGATCTGTCGTGCTCCGCTCCACATGCTTCCTCGCCGCACACCCTTTTGAGGTGCTACATCGGTAATAGTTCCTGCAAAGAATCATGATTCAGAGAGAAAATCGCAAAGAAAAGGGAAGGATAAATTGAGTGTGGAAAATTAACCTAATTACATACCTTGGATGGGGAGAACCCTTGATAGGTTTTTGGCCGTACTTCCGCCACGCCCATAAATCGGCCGTGAGATCCTCAGCTTTCacttcacacacctttttattTTGCTGGGTTCTCCTGTGAATCAATTCATGTAGTTCACATCATGTGAAAAAtgcaaaaacaagaacaaagatGAATTAAAATCGATTTATGTGcacttatttttctttctcaacactaatttttatttttatctcataattatcatttaatttattcaatttaaaagttaaaaaaggtaaaaaaaattagaaaaagaaaaggcgTGCGTAAATCATTTCTCAATAGCAAATTTTGAGTATATATACCTTCTTCTTTGAGAGCGAGGGGTGTGCAATGGCATGGTAATTGGTAGCCGAGGAAGAGGATAAGTGGGATTCATGGACCCGGGCCTCATAAATCCCTGCTGATTTTGGGGCTGCTGGGGTTGAAGAATTTGATACCCCCGCTGCATCATTTGCGGTTGTTGTTGGCCATAGATTCCTCGAAAAGCAGGAGCCGGTATTCCCCGGGTGAAATGATCAGGCATCAAATGATGTTGCTGGTTCTGCTGCTGCCGCAGCTGTTGTTGTTGGAGTTGTGCATGATGTTGCTGTTGATGTTGTTGGAGGTGATGTTGGCCACTACCACTTGATCCTCCAAAGTCAGAAATAGTGGGGGAAATTGGAATAATATTATTAGGTCCACGGGTGGTGTTGTTAGTGCTAGGAttgttgttcttgttgttgttggtggtggtggggttgGGGATAAAGGACTGTTGCTGCTCTTGCAAATCATTGTCTTTGGGATCGTCTAGATCGGGAAAAGAGAACAACGGATCAGTTAACTCGTCGGAACTGATCAACAAATCCCAAAAAGGGTCGTCTGCGAATTCATCCGACGGTGTATGGATAGGGGTTGTGGGTACGATCGCGGTGGTGGCGGCGGTGATGGTTGTGTTTGTGGTGATTTGGGCGGTTGATTTGCAACCCCTTACCACGGCGTAAAGATCCCAATCATCTGCCATTTTCAGAACGGCAGCGGCTGCGGTGTTTTGTGATGGTTTGTGGTTGCAGCTAAAAGGAAGGAGAGGTTCAAAGGACGGCGCTGACTTGGAGGAAGAGAGACATAGACACAGATACAGGCACAGACATGGACAAAGAAAGATTGTAGCTAGTGAGAGGAAATGGCGCACTGACTTGGtaaattgtttaattatttatactGAAATTTAGTACTAATTTAAcccaaaaagagagagaaaaaccccaaaaaaaaattgaaaagtaaaaagaTAGTGGTTTTGATGCATTTGAACCGTGGCTTTTGATTGACTTTTGTTAAAATGTCAAAGACGGGGCCGGACACGGTGGCAAGGGCACTGACAGTTGGTACATATGCCGGTCCTAGTCGAAATCTGATTGGCTGTCGAAGTGTGAAACCGTCGTGTGTGAGCGTTAGAAACCACCATGCGAGCACACGGTCTGTGCACCACAGCCCTAGCGTGCCCTACAACTGGAGGGTATATGGAGTGCTGGGTTTTATCTCTGCATAACGCACGCCCAGCAGCTCGATCCCTTTTGAAAGGCATATGATCAAAAACGTTTGAGGTTTGGTAAAGAGGTACAAGACAACAGCAATGCTGCCACATTGTCAACATGCATGTTTGCCATTAATTTCGGATTATGTCATGGAAAATTGAGTTAAACTATTCTCCATTTTTATATTACCAAATTGtgtatatattcatatattataTGAAACCATAGTTTAAATGTGTATAGTATTTGTCATTAGGTAAGAGGGAGGCTtgataaattgtttttttaaaacaactctttcaTATGAAATTGAGCTGGTTCTCACTTGTGGCATTAATGTAACACACTCATTACAGTTGTTAATATTAGTGAGAAACACTTAAATTGATACATGGTGTGACAATAGTTGGGTCATaggtcatttttcttttctttttctaatcaaaatagcatttAGGTATTTTTACCTATAGGATAGAGTTGCAAATGGGTAAACCAGTTGGCAAGGCATTGTGTTTGTCGCCTTCTTGCATTCAAGTTCAACCGTGTACGTGTCtgatgaaaagtatgaaaaaggaaagaaCATAATGGGTTAAGTCAGTTGGCAAGACGTTGCATGTGTCTGCCGCCTTGTTGCATTCAAGTTCAATTGTGCACGTGTTtgatgaaaagtatgaaaaCGGAAAGAACAAAATGGGTTTAGTTAGTTGGGGCAGGGCATTGTGTCGGCCGCCTTGTTGCATCCAGGTTCAACTCCGTACGAATTTGATaaaagtatgaaaaaggaaagaaCAGAACATGACAAACAAAACTGTTTATGTTTCATTTAAAGAGTCAATGACAGTTAatgaaatcgatagaattggTCCATGAGTTTATCCAacataaatcattttggttattctgtaaaaaaaaaatcgtcaATATCCTTGTTAAATTGTTATGTGAACGGCCGCGTGACCACCTTTTtaaaggtatttttgtcaaaccaaaaCCTCCACTTAACGAGGATATTAATAGATTTATCGCGAAATGATCAAATTGATTTACGGTAGACAAACTTATGGACCACTTCTACTGGTTTTCAATATCAAGGATTAGAATGAAGAATTATGCCAACCTCATGGACTATTTTAGTTAAAAACCTAAGATGAATTGATCTTAAACTAACTTGACGACTTAGTAGAAAGAATCAACAACGGTTAAGATAGAGAATTTGCAAAAATAATGGAAGAAACATAATTCGGTTCCAAAATTTTCGGACCCACATTTTTATAAAAGCAATATTGAGAGAAAGAGAATTGAACCTAGAACTTCGTGTGTTCTCTTAACTGCTTAATCTACAAATCACTTGCATGACCGACCTTTTCTATTCAGACATTTTGTTACcaatttctacttttttttggtatttatcATAACTTATGCAATAGAACTTGATATCAGTACGAATTGTGTGGATTACCGTTTGGTCTAATACTCAATTTCTACTTTTATAGATGAAGTTTTGATCTTCAAATCTTAGAATGacgttaatttaaaatttaaatttcttcaGTCCATTagtcaagaaaaagaaaaaaatcctcTCATGAACCAAAACTTATGACACGGTGAAATCGACAAGAAAATATCATATTGTGACCTCAGGTGAAAAAGTAATTAGAAAAGAGTATTGTTCTAGAACGTAATTATAATTTTTCGAAGGGTTTATCTAAAATATATTTCTGCAAACGTTCGTGAATGTAAATTATTTGTAATGGAAAAAAACAGTAATTCTgcactttgttttttttaacattatTATGTTACCTTTAAAATGATACAAAAAATCTCACACATTTTGGCTTTTTGcactttataattaattaaaaagcaCAATTAGataaacccaaaaaagaaaaaaaaagaagccaaGTGCAAAAGCCCATAACGCGTGATCCGCACGTGGGGATGAGAAAATCCTAATCGTTCATCAAGCACAGCTTACCAACGATCCTAATTCTGGAATCTGGTCCCACGGGTGGTGGGGTCCTGCATAAAGCATAAATCCACTGCTAGGGAATAGGGACAGAAAGGTAAATGACAACGTTCCTCTCATTTGAGCTTGTCTCTTCTCCTATATACCAAGTTTTTGTCTCATGTCCCAtttatattatttgaatttgatgtGCTGGTGTGAGTTGGATTGAGGAATCTTTGGCCGTCAAGGCTGGgtttaattttaatgttttgaaaataTGGATTACAGAATAACAAAATCATCGTAGAAAAACACGAGTGATTTTCTGGTTGTAAAATTTAAAGGCACGTGTGTCATTTGATTGTTGTGAAAGATGGGCTGAAATGCTTTTAACTTTTCCGAGCTTCATTGGAGATTAATCATACCCTTCAGAATGTGGAATATCTTAGACTTCGATGaaagataaaataagaaaatcatcctaatttatttataatgtggGAATCtcttaaacattaaaataaaacaattcaagtaatgtagttttttcttactaattttttttttcattgttcaAATTACTGAGTTGTCTTGAAAATCAACGATTAGATATTACATAAAGGTAAAGGTATATGATGACTCTTTGCAACGTCTATGAGGCAACTAACATAAAGCTACCATAACTCAAATTTTCATCACAAATATACATTATCTTTATTCACGTGAATcaaatttaattctttttaaaaaGTAAGCGGATATAATTTGTAACATcacacatcgtccaggggagtggatcttgtaagccttatatgtatattctcatctctacctagcacgaggcccttcgggtgtttttttttttttgctttttttttgtttttttctcttcttcttcttctttctccttcttcttttttttgggttgcaggaagatggggaagagagagagagaggggggatgGACGAAAGGAGaggtttttattattaattttttatgttttttttattattttaatatttaaataatattaaatgatttttttttgtttttaataatttttgaataaaaaatgggtcccggattaagtcacgtcagcatttaactgagaaataaacggccaagctaacggaaggtataacattgacacaaattcgtaagatgaggtatgatattgtcaattttaaaagatgaggtatgaaagtgtcgtgacaccaataattgaggtagttttttgtactttacccaaaaaaaaattttccaACTAGCTAGTTCTCCCTAATCAATTCCATGAAGCACACATAACTTCCTCCAGCAAGCAGCAGCTTTTCATACACCAATCTTCCAAAATATTAAGCAGAAGGTGCATAACAAAACTTTAGGGACCGTTTtataattgttttgtttttaatttattttccttcaattttttaaaaactaaaattttgtttggtaactaactttagttttcaaaaaaattgaacacTGAAAACtatttgagttttcaaaatatggccttgagttttcactttttagtttttagttttcattttttttaaactaaaaatagttaccaaataaaatttaagttttcaaaaagtaaaagttaaaaactaaaattgaaaggGTTGGCAAACGGCCCCTtaccaatttatttttatgatgcAATATTCTAAAACCTCTATAAATGGAGATAATTCGAACTTAGGTGTAAATAACAAACACTGACCTAACTTACGTATGCAAAACAATcctttaattgaaaaaaatgtgATTTGAGACCACCACTACCATTTCCTTTCCGTTTTAATGTAAGGATCAAATCTAGTTAGCGAATAAGAATTTGTGATTGATATAGTTCTTTCATATCCTTTTTGTTTGGTGGGAACTTGGAACTTGAAAGCTTATGAATGGATTATATATGTTGGGGAGAGCAGGATGACTTTTAGGTTTGGTCCAACAAGTTCTCAAGCGGGTTGACTTTTGGATTGTGGAGGAGGGAGGATTCTCAATACTCTCAACCATCATTTTTCGATTAGTGGATCATCAATCACTTGTGAGAC is a window from the Pyrus communis chromosome 16, drPyrComm1.1, whole genome shotgun sequence genome containing:
- the LOC137720736 gene encoding probable NADH dehydrogenase [ubiquinone] 1 alpha subcomplex subunit 5, mitochondrial, whose amino-acid sequence is MFLRAIGRPLLARVKQTTGIVGLDVVPNAREVLIELYSKTLKEVQAVPEDEGYRKAVESFTRHRLNVCSEEEDWEAIEKKLGCGQVEELIEEARDELTLIGKMIEWDPWGVPDDYECEVIENDAPVPKHVPLHRPGPLPEEFYKTLEGLTTNQPKLDEAKVTSIGSEAKE
- the LOC137719544 gene encoding probable WRKY transcription factor 27; translation: MADDWDLYAVVRGCKSTAQITTNTTITAATTAIVPTTPIHTPSDEFADDPFWDLLISSDELTDPLFSFPDLDDPKDNDLQEQQQSFIPNPTTTNNNKNNNPSTNNTTRGPNNIIPISPTISDFGGSSGSGQHHLQQHQQQHHAQLQQQQLRQQQNQQHHLMPDHFTRGIPAPAFRGIYGQQQPQMMQRGYQILQPQQPQNQQGFMRPGSMNPTYPLPRLPITMPLHTPRSQRRRRTQQNKKVCEVKAEDLTADLWAWRKYGQKPIKGSPHPRNYYRCSTSKGCAARKHVERSTTDPNIFTVTYSGDHTHARPTHRNSLAGTSRNKQSAASKSQKQPINNDSGWAAVPNPSSPTTGQPLTVQAEAVANKVNSDNSLDKENEEFDDDDEEMDETEYGDEDEDDDVVIPDMDLSDEIFMGQKELGSTSSSGSGSSSLVGASGDNFSDNVQSSLGYSWTDANCSSAAGATVGGGC